AAAGACGGGCAAATTGCACCAATAATTGTGATAGCACAAAGCGATCGCTATTTGTTATGGGATGGACAACGGCGCTGGTCAGCTGCCAAACTGCTGGGATGGACAACGTTGCGTGCTGTGAAGGCATTGATGCCAGAAGACTTGCATCGCAAAGCGCTGTTAACGTTTATCCACCACGAAGACCTCAATTCCTTAGATAAAGCAGAGGCTATTATCAAAGAACTAACTACCTCAACTGGCATGGGAGAGGAAGAAATTCCAACTATATTATCTACGGTGTTGCGACGGTTGGAACGTTCTGGCGAGGCTAACCAACTAACATCGCTGGTGACTGCTACCACAGAAGCACAGGTACAAGGTGTAAAATCTTTGGGAGTTAGTGAAAACGAAGAAAAAATACTTTTAGCACTATTGGATTTGGCATTAAATCCAGCATCGGTAAGAGCTAATTTAATGCCAATGTTATCTTTACCAAAGGATTTAAAAACAGCAATTCGAGAGCGGGGATTAAAAGGAGCGCACGCTTTAGCTTTAACGGTTATATCTGCTAAAAGTTTAAAGACATCAGAACGTCAGGCTACCAAAGAAAGAATTGAAGCAACTAATCGAGTCATCGAACAAGATTTGACGGTGCCGAAGACTCGCGAATTGGTGGCAAAGATTAAAGCTAAGTATGTTTTGCCAGAGGTTTCTGAATCGAAAGAAGTAACGGCTGTAGTAAAGGGAATTGAAAAATTGTCTTCATCGGTGATAGGTTCAACGAGTCCCGAACAATTGGCACAGTTGCGACAAGTTTTACAGCAAAAGCTGTTAGAGATTGATGAAATGTTGAATCAGTAGAGATTATTTTCTGTGTTTTTAATTCACTTTAACTTTGTCACTAACTTTCCCCCTACTCCCCTGCTCCCCTGCCAAAATAGTAAAAGTGACAGCGCTTAAGTGAACTGGTATCTTCTAGCAAGATGGGTAGAAAATGCTAACCCTCATAGAGATTAACGGTTTCAAAACCTTTGAGAACTTTACGCTTGATTTATCTCCTTTCGGGGTAATATTAGGGCCAAATGCTGCGGGTAAATCCAACCTCTTCGATGCACTGCGATTTCT
This sequence is a window from Aerosakkonema funiforme FACHB-1375. Protein-coding genes within it:
- a CDS encoding ParB/RepB/Spo0J family partition protein, with the protein product KDGQIAPIIVIAQSDRYLLWDGQRRWSAAKLLGWTTLRAVKALMPEDLHRKALLTFIHHEDLNSLDKAEAIIKELTTSTGMGEEEIPTILSTVLRRLERSGEANQLTSLVTATTEAQVQGVKSLGVSENEEKILLALLDLALNPASVRANLMPMLSLPKDLKTAIRERGLKGAHALALTVISAKSLKTSERQATKERIEATNRVIEQDLTVPKTRELVAKIKAKYVLPEVSESKEVTAVVKGIEKLSSSVIGSTSPEQLAQLRQVLQQKLLEIDEMLNQ